Proteins encoded by one window of Synechococcus sp. MVIR-18-1:
- the urtC gene encoding urea ABC transporter permease subunit UrtC, whose translation MFRSFQQRPWLSVAVWVLIIAVIVAAPSVLPVFRLNLLGRFLSLAIVALGIDLIWGFTGLLSLGQGIFFALGGYAAAMYLQLRSSIDMPNSIPEFFSLYGVDRLPLFWEPFRSPLFTLIAIWLVPALLAAVLGNLVFRNRIKGVYFSILTQAALLVFFNFFNGQQKLINGTNGLKTDVTVLFGQLELGSAEMQRGFFWLTAVVVILVWIFLRWVVRGRFGNVLIAIRDDEPRLRFAGYNPTLFKTIVFAIAGGLAGIGGALYTVQSGIVSPQFMTVPFSIEMVIWVAVGGRGTLVGAILGSVAIMYAKSLVSEALPETWLFIQGGLFILVVTALPEGVIGWFQGEGPRNLMSRVGFIRPIGTYPQLEVDGNDEVQP comes from the coding sequence ATGTTTCGTTCGTTTCAACAGCGTCCATGGCTCTCGGTGGCTGTTTGGGTGTTGATCATCGCGGTAATCGTTGCTGCTCCATCGGTTCTTCCTGTTTTCCGTCTGAACCTGTTGGGTCGGTTTCTATCGCTAGCGATTGTGGCGCTTGGGATTGATTTGATTTGGGGCTTTACAGGTCTTCTGAGTCTTGGTCAGGGAATTTTCTTTGCTCTTGGAGGTTATGCCGCTGCGATGTATCTCCAACTGAGGAGTTCTATTGATATGCCCAATTCTATTCCTGAATTCTTCAGTTTGTATGGAGTTGATCGGTTGCCATTGTTTTGGGAGCCTTTTCGTTCGCCTCTCTTTACGCTCATTGCAATTTGGCTAGTCCCTGCTTTGCTTGCAGCTGTATTGGGGAACTTGGTGTTTCGTAATCGGATTAAGGGGGTTTATTTTTCGATTTTGACCCAGGCTGCTCTGTTGGTCTTTTTTAACTTCTTCAATGGACAGCAAAAGCTGATTAATGGGACCAATGGTCTCAAAACGGATGTCACAGTTCTGTTTGGGCAGCTCGAGTTGGGATCGGCAGAGATGCAGCGTGGTTTCTTTTGGTTGACGGCTGTCGTTGTGATCTTGGTGTGGATCTTTCTACGTTGGGTTGTGCGTGGTCGCTTTGGAAACGTTCTAATTGCAATCCGTGATGATGAGCCGCGGCTTCGCTTTGCTGGGTATAACCCCACGTTATTTAAAACAATTGTGTTTGCAATTGCTGGGGGATTGGCGGGTATTGGTGGGGCGCTCTACACCGTGCAATCAGGCATCGTTTCGCCGCAATTCATGACTGTTCCGTTTTCGATCGAAATGGTGATTTGGGTCGCTGTTGGTGGTCGTGGAACATTAGTTGGAGCGATTCTTGGTTCTGTTGCCATCATGTACGCCAAAAGTCTGGTGAGCGAAGCATTGCCTGAAACTTGGCTTTTCATCCAAGGTGGTTTATTCATTCTTGTTGTGACGGCATTGCCTGAGGGGGTGATTGGTTGGTTCCAAGGAGAAGGACCGAGGAATCTGATGTCCCGTGTGGGCTTTATTCGGCCGATTGGTACTTATCCGCAACTTGAAGTTGATGGCAATGACGAGGTGCAGCCATGA
- a CDS encoding branched-chain amino acid ABC transporter permease, giving the protein MQLLFESLFNGVAIGSVLLMAALGLAIVFGLMGVINLAHGELIMLGAYTTYVVQLIFKLPLLAPIYNAYVLVAIPCAFVVSGVVGILLERTVIRRLYGSPLETLLATWGVSLILQQFVRSVPLAYAAGMVLFLVLGFSVPLFLPKHLLEGRQSRFVRLGGWAVSAFIGVLFAGGLASQISRIAKATSRNVDVTAPKWMRGGLEWMDLTFPVPRLVIIVMTLIAVVGVIWFLNRSVWGIRIRAVTQNRSMSDCLGIPTDTVDVLTFGIGSGLAGVAGVAVSLLGSVGPNVGTSYIVGCFMVVVLGGVGNLFGTVLASFAIGLLTDLIGAGRLLTIWPDMPGPLAGGVEFFATTSMAQVMVFALIVVFLQFRPSGLFPQKGRMVEA; this is encoded by the coding sequence GTGCAACTGCTTTTCGAAAGTCTGTTCAACGGTGTGGCCATCGGCTCTGTGTTGCTGATGGCCGCCCTTGGACTGGCAATTGTGTTTGGCTTGATGGGTGTGATTAATCTCGCTCATGGCGAATTAATCATGCTTGGTGCCTACACCACCTACGTGGTGCAGCTCATTTTCAAACTTCCCCTACTTGCACCTATTTACAACGCCTACGTATTGGTTGCGATTCCATGCGCCTTCGTTGTAAGCGGTGTTGTTGGCATTTTGCTTGAACGCACAGTGATACGACGTCTCTATGGGAGTCCACTGGAGACGTTGCTTGCTACGTGGGGTGTCAGTTTGATTCTCCAGCAGTTTGTGCGCAGCGTTCCGCTTGCTTATGCGGCAGGAATGGTTCTGTTTCTCGTGCTCGGATTCAGCGTTCCGTTGTTTCTTCCGAAGCACTTATTGGAGGGACGTCAATCCCGGTTTGTGCGATTAGGTGGTTGGGCTGTTTCCGCTTTCATTGGAGTGTTATTTGCGGGTGGATTGGCCTCGCAAATTAGCCGGATTGCTAAGGCGACATCTCGCAATGTGGATGTCACCGCTCCGAAGTGGATGCGCGGTGGTCTCGAGTGGATGGATCTCACATTTCCGGTGCCACGTCTTGTGATCATCGTGATGACGTTGATCGCTGTCGTTGGGGTGATCTGGTTCCTTAACCGCAGTGTTTGGGGTATTCGGATTCGGGCAGTCACTCAGAATCGTTCGATGAGCGACTGCCTCGGCATTCCGACTGACACGGTTGACGTCCTCACCTTTGGGATCGGTTCTGGTTTGGCTGGCGTGGCTGGAGTTGCAGTGTCGTTGTTGGGTTCGGTAGGTCCCAACGTTGGAACGTCTTACATCGTGGGCTGTTTCATGGTTGTGGTGCTCGGTGGTGTTGGCAATCTTTTCGGCACCGTCTTGGCTTCATTTGCGATCGGCTTGTTAACTGATCTGATTGGAGCGGGAAGGCTGCTTACGATTTGGCCCGATATGCCTGGGCCACTGGCTGGTGGCGTTGAATTTTTTGCGACCACGAGCATGGCTCAGGTGATGGTGTTTGCCCTCATTGTGGTGTTCCTTCAGTTCCGTCCTTCAGGCCTGTTCCCGCAAAAAGGCCGCATGGTTGAGGCTTGA
- the urtA gene encoding urea ABC transporter substrate-binding protein, whose amino-acid sequence MSSSLSKRLFVGMAAASLGLAVTACGGGDEKASSVEFDDSVTVGILHSLTGTMAISESTLVDTEKMAIDEINAAGGVEVDGKKYKIDYIVEDGASDWPTFAEKSKKLIDQDKVPVVFGGWTSASRKAMLPVYESKDAFLYYPIQYEGQECSKNIFYTGATPNQQSEPATSFMFEKSPAAGKPFYLVGSDYVFPRTSNTITKEQVKSLGGEVVGEDYLPLGNTEVAPIIAKIKKALPDGGVIINTLNGDQNVAFFKQIQDAGITPEKGYYVMSYSIAEEEISTIGPEFLEGHYGAWNYMMSIDTPASKKFAADFKAKYGADRVVADPQESAYNMVYLWKQAVEKAGTFDDDKVREALIGIKFDAPQGPIEVRPNHHISQIVRIGEITADGQFEIVEESDSPIDPQTWNQFEPTSKGFACDWSDPSKGEKYKL is encoded by the coding sequence ATGAGTTCATCATTGTCCAAGCGTCTCTTCGTCGGCATGGCCGCAGCGTCGCTGGGTCTGGCCGTCACCGCTTGTGGTGGTGGCGATGAGAAAGCCTCCAGCGTGGAATTTGACGACAGCGTCACTGTCGGCATCCTTCATTCCCTAACGGGGACGATGGCGATTTCTGAGTCCACCTTGGTGGATACAGAAAAGATGGCCATTGATGAAATCAATGCTGCCGGTGGTGTTGAGGTAGACGGCAAGAAGTACAAAATTGATTACATCGTTGAAGACGGTGCCTCCGATTGGCCCACGTTTGCTGAGAAGTCCAAAAAACTCATCGATCAGGACAAAGTTCCTGTTGTGTTTGGCGGCTGGACCTCTGCTAGCCGTAAGGCAATGCTTCCGGTGTACGAATCGAAGGATGCTTTTCTGTATTACCCAATTCAGTACGAAGGCCAAGAATGTTCGAAGAATATTTTTTACACCGGCGCGACTCCTAACCAGCAGTCGGAGCCAGCGACCAGCTTCATGTTCGAGAAGTCACCAGCTGCCGGAAAGCCTTTCTATCTAGTGGGCTCTGACTATGTCTTCCCTCGTACTTCAAACACCATCACCAAGGAGCAGGTGAAGTCTCTGGGTGGAGAAGTGGTTGGCGAAGACTATTTGCCTCTAGGTAATACTGAGGTTGCTCCAATTATTGCCAAGATTAAAAAAGCCTTGCCTGATGGTGGTGTAATTATTAACACCCTGAATGGTGACCAAAATGTTGCTTTCTTTAAGCAGATTCAGGATGCTGGCATCACTCCTGAAAAGGGTTACTACGTGATGAGCTATTCCATTGCTGAAGAAGAAATCAGCACAATTGGACCTGAGTTCCTTGAGGGCCATTACGGCGCTTGGAACTACATGATGTCCATTGATACCCCGGCTTCGAAGAAGTTTGCTGCTGACTTCAAAGCTAAGTATGGCGCTGACCGCGTTGTTGCCGACCCTCAAGAGTCTGCATACAACATGGTTTACCTCTGGAAGCAGGCTGTTGAGAAAGCCGGTACTTTCGATGACGACAAAGTACGTGAAGCCCTGATCGGTATTAAGTTTGATGCTCCTCAAGGACCCATCGAGGTTCGTCCTAACCATCACATCTCTCAAATCGTTCGGATCGGAGAGATCACTGCAGATGGTCAGTTTGAAATCGTAGAAGAGTCGGACAGCCCAATTGATCCTCAGACCTGGAACCAGTTTGAGCCCACATCGAAGGGCTTCGCTTGCGATTGGTCTGATCCCAGCAAGGGAGAGAAGTACAAGCTCTGA
- the ureG gene encoding urease accessory protein UreG translates to MSSKLRLGVAGPVGSGKTALVEALCRRLRDRLQLAVVTNDIYTQEDAQFLTRSGALEPERIRGVETGGCPHTAIREDCSINRAAVSELEQQFPGLDLVMVESGGDNLAASFSPELVDLCIYVIDVAAGDKIPRKGGPGITRSDLLVINKIDLAPLVGADLGVMEQDTLRMRGDRPWCFTNLRTGEGLDRVEAFVLQQIQE, encoded by the coding sequence ATGAGCAGCAAACTCAGGCTTGGCGTCGCCGGTCCGGTGGGCTCAGGTAAAACAGCGCTCGTGGAAGCGCTCTGCAGGAGATTGCGTGATCGCCTGCAGTTAGCTGTTGTAACCAATGACATCTATACGCAAGAGGATGCCCAATTCCTCACGCGCTCTGGTGCATTAGAGCCGGAGCGTATCCGTGGTGTTGAAACCGGGGGATGCCCCCATACGGCGATACGAGAAGACTGCTCCATCAACCGAGCTGCTGTAAGTGAATTGGAGCAGCAATTTCCCGGTCTTGATCTGGTGATGGTTGAAAGCGGCGGTGACAATCTTGCGGCCAGTTTTAGTCCCGAATTAGTGGACCTTTGTATTTACGTGATTGATGTAGCGGCTGGGGACAAGATTCCTCGTAAGGGCGGACCTGGAATTACACGGTCCGATTTATTGGTGATTAACAAGATTGATCTGGCTCCCCTCGTTGGTGCCGATTTGGGTGTGATGGAACAGGACACACTGAGGATGCGCGGGGATCGGCCCTGGTGTTTTACCAACCTTCGGACGGGAGAAGGACTCGATCGCGTGGAAGCCTTTGTGTTGCAACAGATACAAGAATGA
- a CDS encoding urease accessory protein UreF, whose amino-acid sequence MTSLALLQLVSPALPVGAFSYSEGLEVLIQNGDLNDAFDLQNWIEAELQRGALRLEAAALQPLRALFQVWEGEGLGMPSDLISLDGWLLALRESAEVRAQQVQMGGSLLALMADLGHPLPQALPQPVVLAWPAAWAWAALSLKISEQEMVEGYLYGWVANQLSAAVRLVPLGPTTAQRIQQQLLPMIRDQASVLKDQDPRSLWSGGAGAGLAQLAHAELYSRLFRS is encoded by the coding sequence ATGACCTCGCTTGCATTGCTGCAATTGGTGAGTCCTGCCTTGCCCGTTGGTGCGTTTAGTTATTCCGAGGGGCTTGAGGTTTTGATCCAAAATGGCGATCTGAACGATGCATTCGATCTTCAGAACTGGATTGAAGCGGAACTTCAGAGAGGTGCACTGAGGTTGGAAGCTGCGGCGTTACAACCATTGCGTGCTTTGTTTCAAGTCTGGGAGGGCGAAGGGTTAGGGATGCCCAGCGACTTGATCTCTCTGGATGGCTGGTTGCTGGCTTTGAGGGAGTCGGCTGAGGTGCGTGCCCAGCAAGTGCAGATGGGCGGTTCTTTGCTGGCGTTGATGGCTGATCTTGGACATCCATTGCCTCAGGCATTGCCTCAGCCGGTGGTCTTGGCTTGGCCAGCGGCCTGGGCTTGGGCTGCCTTGTCGTTGAAGATCTCTGAACAGGAGATGGTGGAGGGTTATCTCTATGGCTGGGTTGCGAATCAGCTAAGTGCGGCTGTCCGCTTGGTGCCGCTTGGTCCCACCACGGCTCAACGGATCCAACAGCAACTGTTGCCGATGATTCGTGATCAGGCGAGTGTTTTGAAGGATCAAGATCCGCGCAGCCTTTGGTCGGGTGGTGCTGGTGCAGGGCTCGCCCAGTTGGCTCATGCTGAGTTGTATTCACGTTTGTTCCGAAGCTGA
- the ureE gene encoding urease accessory protein UreE has protein sequence MDVGLIVLDHRLLPEESLPDATLAVMELPLSANQRTVLRGRRRTACGRDVLLQLPRERALAPGDRLTNSLRQVHVLVTAAPEELLLVEAATPLALLEAAYHLGNRHVALELHEHELLLLNDSVLAAMLNGRGLKLTRCCGPFRPEGGAYLAHQHA, from the coding sequence TTGGATGTTGGTTTGATCGTGTTGGACCATCGTCTCTTGCCTGAGGAGTCATTGCCTGACGCCACCCTCGCGGTGATGGAGTTGCCGCTGAGTGCGAATCAACGCACGGTGCTGCGTGGCCGTCGTCGCACAGCCTGTGGCCGAGACGTGTTGTTGCAGCTGCCACGCGAGCGGGCCTTGGCGCCGGGTGATCGCCTCACTAATTCCCTTCGGCAGGTGCATGTGTTGGTGACCGCTGCTCCTGAGGAGTTATTGCTAGTGGAGGCAGCAACGCCGCTGGCATTGCTTGAGGCCGCTTATCACCTTGGCAATCGCCATGTGGCTCTTGAGCTGCATGAGCATGAGCTGTTGTTGCTCAACGACTCCGTCCTCGCCGCCATGCTCAATGGCCGTGGATTGAAGCTGACACGGTGTTGTGGTCCATTCAGGCCCGAAGGCGGTGCTTACCTCGCCCACCAGCACGCATGA
- a CDS encoding urease accessory protein UreD yields the protein MHRLDPWHGTCNLQFFAGSSGSQHQGGCTAPLKLMLAERGENGRCELPLLHTAGGLVGGDQLSVNLGLRPGSRCLLTSVAAQKVYGSVGRSQLHPQGAWARQQVLAELDTETDLEWLPQELVLYADALFEQNLSVTLPMDGSFLSAEIVRLGRTAANETLGRGCWRSSLQIQRQTAEGRRWELVDRLEISDAALKGVHGLNQQPVFGTLVWAAPFPLPTDKLNTLLDDIRQDRNELKGTMQCGVLPQGLIARYSGFSSRDARFWFSRIWARTRQARALAAPKIPRVWPLQEDPLKA from the coding sequence ATGCATCGACTTGATCCATGGCACGGCACCTGCAACCTGCAGTTTTTTGCAGGCAGCAGCGGCAGTCAGCATCAAGGGGGCTGCACCGCCCCCCTGAAATTGATGCTCGCCGAACGAGGAGAAAACGGGCGTTGCGAGCTTCCTCTGCTTCACACCGCTGGCGGTCTTGTGGGAGGAGACCAATTGAGCGTCAACCTCGGCTTAAGACCAGGCAGTCGCTGCCTGCTCACCAGCGTGGCCGCGCAAAAGGTATATGGATCAGTGGGTCGCAGCCAGCTCCATCCCCAGGGGGCTTGGGCCCGCCAACAGGTCTTGGCAGAGCTTGATACCGAGACCGATCTGGAGTGGCTTCCCCAAGAGCTTGTGCTTTACGCCGACGCTCTGTTTGAACAAAACCTCAGCGTCACCTTGCCCATGGATGGATCGTTTCTCAGCGCAGAAATTGTGCGTCTCGGGCGCACTGCCGCAAATGAAACATTGGGCCGCGGATGCTGGAGATCTAGCCTCCAAATTCAACGCCAAACGGCTGAAGGAAGGCGCTGGGAGCTTGTTGATCGGCTCGAAATCAGCGACGCAGCGCTGAAGGGAGTGCATGGACTCAATCAACAACCGGTCTTCGGCACCTTGGTTTGGGCGGCACCCTTCCCTCTCCCAACAGACAAGCTCAACACCCTCCTCGATGACATTCGGCAGGATCGAAACGAACTCAAAGGAACCATGCAATGCGGCGTACTCCCCCAGGGACTGATCGCCCGTTACAGCGGCTTCTCGAGCCGTGATGCCCGTTTCTGGTTCAGCAGGATTTGGGCTCGCACCCGTCAGGCAAGAGCCCTGGCTGCGCCGAAGATTCCCAGGGTCTGGCCTTTACAGGAAGATCCATTGAAGGCCTAA
- a CDS encoding urease subunit gamma — protein sequence MHLSPQEKDKLLIVTAALLAERRLQRGLKLNHPEAVAWLSFLVIEGARDGKNVADLMQEGSTWLSRDQVMEGIPELVDEVQIEAVFPDGTKLVTLHDPIR from the coding sequence ATGCACCTCAGCCCCCAGGAAAAAGACAAGCTACTGATCGTCACGGCTGCACTCTTGGCAGAACGTCGACTCCAGCGCGGCCTCAAGCTCAACCACCCGGAAGCTGTGGCATGGCTCAGTTTCTTGGTTATTGAAGGCGCACGCGATGGGAAGAATGTGGCCGACCTCATGCAGGAAGGAAGCACATGGTTAAGCCGCGACCAGGTGATGGAGGGCATTCCGGAGTTAGTCGATGAAGTCCAAATCGAGGCTGTGTTTCCCGATGGAACCAAGCTCGTAACCCTGCATGACCCCATTCGCTAA
- a CDS encoding urease subunit beta gives MAPLIPGELIPEPGELELNANREVTTLSVANSGDRPVQVGSHFHFQEANAALIFDRDAARGQRLDIPAGTAIRFEPGDNRDVNLIPFSGARRVVGFNGHINGPLDA, from the coding sequence ATGGCACCCCTGATCCCCGGTGAATTGATCCCGGAACCCGGCGAACTTGAACTCAATGCCAATAGGGAGGTCACAACCCTCAGCGTTGCCAACAGCGGCGACCGTCCCGTACAGGTGGGATCCCACTTCCATTTCCAAGAAGCCAATGCGGCCCTGATCTTTGACCGTGACGCTGCACGCGGCCAAAGGCTCGACATTCCAGCCGGTACGGCCATTCGCTTCGAACCCGGTGACAACCGCGACGTGAATTTGATCCCGTTTTCTGGAGCACGCCGCGTGGTCGGCTTCAACGGACACATCAACGGACCCCTCGACGCCTGA
- the ureC gene encoding urease subunit alpha, which translates to MPYRISRQAYAETYGPTTGDRIRLADTELILEVEKDFTTYGDEVKFGGGKVIRDGMGQSQTSRAGGAVDTVITNALILDWWGIVKADIGLKDGRIVGIGKAGNPDIQEGVTIVIGPGTEAIAGEGHILTAGGIDTHIHFICPQQIETALASGVTTLMGGGTGPATGTNATTCTPGAFHISRMLQAAEGLPVNLGFFGKGNASTPEALEEQVRAGACGLKLHEDWGTTPAAIDACLSVADQMDVQVCIHTDTLNEAGFVEDTIAAIKGRTIHTFHTEGAGGGHAPDIIKICGEANVLPSSTNPTRPYTRNTLEEHLDMLMVCHHLDPKIPEDVAFAESRIRRETIAAEDILHDLGAFSIIASDSQAMGRVGEVITRTFQTAHKMKVQRGALPEDSSRNDNHRLKRYIAKVTINPAIAHGISRQVGSVETGKLADLVLWKPGFFGIRPQLVVKGGSIVWAQMGDANASIPTPGPVHGRPMFAAFGKALAPSCLTFMSDAAMNDNIQSKLGLERTCIAVENTRSVGKSALKLNSALPKMSVDPQTYEVFADGELLTCEPAEVLPLAQRYLLL; encoded by the coding sequence ATGCCCTACCGCATCTCCCGCCAGGCCTACGCCGAAACCTATGGGCCCACCACTGGCGACCGCATTCGTTTAGCGGACACCGAACTCATCCTTGAAGTGGAGAAGGACTTCACCACCTACGGCGATGAGGTGAAATTCGGCGGCGGAAAGGTGATTCGCGATGGGATGGGCCAATCCCAAACCTCGCGGGCTGGAGGAGCCGTTGACACCGTGATTACCAATGCCCTCATCCTTGATTGGTGGGGCATTGTCAAGGCCGATATCGGGCTAAAAGATGGCCGCATCGTTGGCATCGGCAAGGCCGGCAACCCCGACATCCAAGAAGGCGTCACCATCGTGATTGGGCCCGGCACCGAAGCGATTGCTGGCGAAGGGCACATCCTCACAGCAGGTGGGATTGACACGCACATCCATTTCATCTGCCCCCAACAAATCGAAACGGCCCTGGCCAGCGGAGTGACCACACTCATGGGCGGTGGGACGGGACCGGCCACTGGAACCAATGCCACCACCTGCACCCCAGGTGCGTTTCACATCAGCCGAATGCTGCAGGCAGCAGAAGGGCTTCCCGTCAACCTGGGCTTTTTCGGGAAAGGAAACGCCAGCACACCAGAAGCTCTGGAGGAACAAGTACGAGCAGGAGCATGCGGGCTCAAGTTGCATGAGGATTGGGGCACCACGCCGGCCGCCATCGATGCCTGCCTATCGGTGGCCGATCAAATGGATGTGCAGGTTTGCATCCACACCGACACGCTCAACGAAGCCGGCTTCGTGGAAGACACCATCGCCGCAATCAAAGGCCGCACGATCCATACCTTTCATACAGAGGGGGCGGGCGGCGGCCATGCACCAGACATCATCAAAATTTGCGGCGAAGCCAACGTGCTTCCCAGCAGCACCAACCCCACACGCCCCTACACACGCAACACCCTCGAAGAACACCTCGACATGTTGATGGTGTGCCATCACCTTGATCCAAAAATCCCTGAAGATGTGGCCTTTGCGGAATCACGCATCCGCCGCGAAACGATTGCTGCTGAAGACATCCTTCACGACCTCGGCGCCTTCTCGATCATCGCCAGCGACTCCCAAGCGATGGGACGGGTGGGAGAAGTGATCACACGCACCTTCCAAACAGCTCACAAGATGAAGGTTCAACGCGGAGCACTGCCAGAAGACTCAAGCCGTAACGACAACCACCGCCTGAAGCGCTACATCGCAAAGGTCACGATCAATCCAGCGATCGCCCACGGCATCAGCCGTCAGGTGGGGTCGGTAGAAACAGGCAAACTCGCTGATTTAGTGCTCTGGAAACCAGGATTCTTTGGCATACGACCTCAACTCGTTGTAAAAGGCGGTTCGATCGTCTGGGCCCAAATGGGTGATGCCAACGCCTCAATCCCCACACCAGGACCAGTGCATGGACGACCCATGTTTGCTGCCTTCGGCAAAGCCCTTGCCCCCAGTTGCCTCACCTTCATGAGCGATGCAGCCATGAACGACAACATCCAAAGCAAACTCGGGCTGGAACGCACCTGCATCGCCGTAGAAAACACCCGCAGCGTTGGCAAAAGTGCTCTCAAACTCAACTCAGCACTTCCAAAGATGAGCGTGGATCCACAGACCTATGAGGTGTTTGCCGATGGTGAACTTCTCACCTGTGAACCAGCGGAGGTGTTGCCACTCGCCCAGCGTTATCTACTGCTTTGA
- a CDS encoding gamma-glutamyl-gamma-aminobutyrate hydrolase family protein (Members of this family of hydrolases with an active site Cys residue belong to MEROPS family C26.): protein MEWHRQRKPVIGICLGAQLLAVAAGGGHRCGPLGGRSKRRSLAAGAPRQRAGAALAWRPYSPT from the coding sequence GTGGAATGGCACCGACAGAGGAAACCGGTCATCGGCATCTGCCTCGGAGCGCAACTGCTGGCCGTTGCAGCGGGAGGTGGGCATCGGTGCGGTCCACTGGGTGGTCGATCCAAGCGACGATCCCTGGCTGCGGGGGCTCCACGCCAGCGAGCCGGTGCTGCATTGGCATGGCGACCGTATTCGCCTACCTAA
- a CDS encoding circularly permuted type 2 ATP-grasp protein: protein MFKEYRPSHGYDEYFCRKQAAPRADLEPLLNSLGAIGLAELQRNHASASNLLRRLGATFRINGSGPREAERILPFDPLPRLIHKSEWNTLEEGLLQRLDAIDHFLADIYGPQHILNDGVIPREDVESSQGWRPEMQDIELPLGRWCHVSGLDLIRDGDGNWRVLEDNLRCPSGVAYFLENRRVMKRLFPSLFVGSHIQAIDDYPSHLLRTLQDLAFWSDSPRVALLTPGVFNSAYFEHSYLAQQMGVTLVEGRDLICENGYVWMRSTEGLQRIDVIYRRIDDDFLDPNVFRQDSILGVPGLMDAMRKGNVAIANAPGTGVADDKLIYAYVPKMIRYYLGQEPIIENVPTYLCSRPDDMTYVLEHLGSLVVKSVAEAGGYGMLIGPHASTNEIEAFAEKIKAHPRNFIAQPTLQLSTVPSISEGELYPCHVDLRPYVLRGKSSWVSPGGLTRVALRRGSLVVNSSQGGGCKDTWVVSDRQAPIEHLEAMPC from the coding sequence ATGTTCAAGGAATACCGGCCATCGCATGGATATGACGAGTATTTCTGCAGGAAGCAGGCTGCCCCGCGTGCAGATTTAGAGCCTCTGCTCAACTCACTCGGCGCCATCGGCCTAGCAGAACTCCAACGTAACCATGCCTCTGCCAGCAATCTGTTGAGACGCCTTGGAGCCACGTTCCGAATCAACGGCTCAGGGCCCCGCGAAGCAGAACGCATCCTTCCTTTTGATCCCCTACCCAGATTGATTCATAAAAGTGAGTGGAACACATTAGAGGAGGGTTTACTGCAACGCCTTGACGCGATTGATCATTTTTTGGCAGATATTTATGGGCCACAACACATTCTTAACGATGGGGTCATCCCTAGAGAAGACGTAGAAAGTTCTCAGGGTTGGCGACCAGAAATGCAAGATATCGAATTACCGTTGGGACGCTGGTGTCATGTGTCTGGACTTGACTTGATCAGGGATGGTGACGGCAATTGGCGAGTCCTGGAAGACAACTTGAGATGTCCCTCAGGAGTGGCTTATTTCCTCGAAAACCGTCGTGTCATGAAACGATTATTTCCGAGCCTTTTTGTGGGTAGTCACATCCAAGCGATCGACGATTATCCTTCTCACTTACTGAGAACACTCCAAGACCTGGCCTTCTGGAGTGACTCTCCACGCGTGGCTTTACTCACTCCAGGAGTGTTCAACAGCGCCTATTTCGAACACAGCTACCTCGCCCAGCAAATGGGAGTCACGCTCGTGGAAGGTAGAGACTTGATCTGTGAGAACGGATATGTATGGATGCGCAGCACAGAGGGATTGCAGCGAATTGATGTGATCTATCGACGGATTGACGATGACTTTCTCGATCCCAATGTGTTCCGCCAAGATTCCATCCTTGGAGTGCCTGGCCTGATGGACGCGATGCGCAAGGGCAACGTTGCTATCGCCAATGCACCAGGAACAGGCGTTGCCGACGACAAGCTCATTTACGCCTACGTTCCCAAGATGATTCGCTACTACCTCGGGCAGGAACCCATCATCGAAAACGTGCCCACCTATCTCTGCTCCAGGCCAGATGACATGACCTACGTGCTGGAACACCTCGGATCACTCGTGGTGAAGTCGGTCGCTGAAGCAGGGGGCTATGGAATGTTGATCGGTCCCCACGCCTCAACAAACGAAATCGAGGCCTTTGCCGAGAAGATCAAGGCTCATCCTCGAAATTTCATCGCACAGCCCACATTGCAGCTCTCCACAGTTCCATCCATCAGTGAGGGTGAGCTCTATCCGTGTCATGTGGACTTACGTCCTTATGTTCTGCGTGGAAAAAGTAGCTGGGTCAGTCCAGGTGGACTCACCCGCGTGGCCTTAAGACGTGGTTCTTTAGTGGTGAATTCCTCCCAAGGCGGCGGTTGCAAAGACACCTGGGTGGTGAGTGATCGACAAGCGCCGATTGAACATCTGGAGGCCATGCCGTGTTGA